A single genomic interval of Litoreibacter ponti harbors:
- a CDS encoding DUF1499 domain-containing protein, which produces MLKYILLVLMMVALAGAAMVRVRPVDAAKYHVQDLRPELVSGRDGQFSVGQGGDIPAVKSDMELTQLGAALAERIESTPRTQLLAGSLSEGPDDTRRIATFVTRSQVFGFPDVTVVQLDRGEGGGTEISMKGRQVYGVKDFGVNEARLREWLSPFGN; this is translated from the coding sequence ATGCTGAAATACATCCTCCTCGTCTTGATGATGGTCGCGCTGGCCGGCGCGGCGATGGTGCGTGTCCGCCCGGTGGATGCCGCGAAATACCATGTGCAGGACCTTAGGCCCGAGTTGGTCTCAGGGCGCGACGGGCAGTTCTCGGTCGGGCAGGGCGGAGACATTCCGGCGGTCAAAAGCGACATGGAGCTGACCCAGCTCGGCGCGGCACTGGCGGAGCGGATCGAGAGCACACCGCGGACCCAACTGCTTGCGGGCAGCCTGAGCGAGGGACCCGACGACACCCGCCGCATCGCGACTTTCGTGACCCGCAGCCAGGTCTTTGGATTTCCCGACGTGACCGTGGTCCAGCTTGACCGGGGAGAGGGCGGCGGGACAGAGATTTCGATGAAGGGCCGTCAGGTCTACGGCGTGAAGGATTTCGGCGTCAACGAGGCGCGCCTGCGGGAGTGGCTTTCGCCTTTTGGGAATTAA
- the ispG gene encoding flavodoxin-dependent (E)-4-hydroxy-3-methylbut-2-enyl-diphosphate synthase, with protein MSLHAIRPWRHIDRRASRQIMVGNVPVGGDAPITVQTMTNTDSSDVAATVAQVNACAEAGADIVRISTPDESSTTALREIVKEVTVPIVADIHFHYKRAIEAAEAGASCLRINPGNIGDASRVREVIKAAKDHGCSIRIGINAGSLEKHLLDKYGEPCPEAMIESGLDHIRILEDNDFREYKISCKASDVFLAAAAYQGLADATDAPIHLGITEAGGLVSGTIKSAIGLGNLLWMGIGDTIRVSLSADPVEEVKVGYEILKSLGLRHRGVIIISCPSCARQGFNVIETVAELEKRLEHIKTPMSLSIIGCVVNGPGEALMTDVGFTGGGAGSGMVYLAGKQSHKLSNDEMIEHIVEQVEKKAASLEAEAATQEAAE; from the coding sequence ATGTCCCTTCACGCAATCCGTCCATGGCGTCATATCGACCGCCGCGCGTCCCGCCAGATCATGGTGGGAAATGTGCCTGTTGGCGGCGACGCGCCGATCACGGTGCAGACGATGACCAACACCGACAGCTCGGATGTGGCGGCGACCGTCGCGCAGGTCAATGCCTGCGCTGAGGCAGGCGCCGATATCGTGCGCATCTCGACGCCTGATGAAAGCTCCACCACCGCGCTGCGCGAGATCGTCAAAGAAGTCACCGTCCCGATCGTGGCGGACATCCATTTCCACTACAAACGCGCCATCGAGGCGGCCGAGGCGGGCGCGTCCTGCCTGCGGATCAACCCCGGCAACATCGGCGACGCGAGCCGGGTGCGCGAGGTCATCAAGGCCGCCAAGGACCATGGCTGCTCGATCCGTATTGGGATCAACGCGGGCAGCCTTGAGAAGCATCTGCTTGATAAATATGGCGAACCTTGCCCGGAGGCGATGATCGAAAGCGGGCTCGATCACATCCGCATCCTGGAAGACAACGACTTCCGCGAATACAAGATCAGCTGCAAGGCGTCTGACGTGTTTCTCGCCGCCGCCGCCTATCAGGGGCTGGCGGACGCGACCGACGCGCCCATCCATCTGGGTATCACCGAGGCGGGCGGGCTGGTTTCAGGCACGATCAAGTCGGCCATCGGCCTGGGCAATCTCTTGTGGATGGGGATCGGCGACACGATCCGCGTGTCCCTGTCCGCCGACCCGGTCGAAGAGGTGAAGGTCGGCTACGAAATCCTGAAATCGCTGGGGCTGCGCCACCGCGGCGTGATCATCATTTCATGCCCCTCCTGCGCGCGCCAGGGCTTCAACGTGATCGAAACGGTGGCCGAGCTGGAAAAGCGGCTCGAGCACATCAAGACGCCGATGTCGCTGTCGATCATCGGCTGCGTGGTCAACGGGCCCGGCGAGGCGCTGATGACGGATGTGGGCTTCACCGGCGGCGGCGCGGGCTCAGGCATGGTCTATCTAGCGGGCAAGCAAAGCCACAAGCTGAGCAATGACGAGATGATCGAGCATATCGTCGAGCAGGTGGAGAAGAAGGCTGCGTCGCTCGAGGCGGAGGCGGCGACGCAGGAGGCAGCCGAGTAG
- the pdxA gene encoding 4-hydroxythreonine-4-phosphate dehydrogenase PdxA, translating to MRPVVLSCGEPAGVGLEIAHKAFDALRGEVPMVLMADRAHVQGTVTEITDPTAVFGQENALPLLHHPFDGDARPGTPDPRNAQGVIDVIARGVELVTRGAAAALCTLPIHKKALKDGADFAYPGHTEYLAALAGVERVVMMLACPELRVVPVTIHIGIDAVPAELTEPLLVETITITHAALIRDFGIPEPRIAVAGLNPHAGEGGTMGTQEQTMIIPVLERLAAEGMRITGPGSADTMFHAAARAGYDCAVCMYHDQALIPIKTIDFVGGVNVTLGLPFIRTSPDHGTAFDIAGKGVADPTSTIAALRMAWQMAGQRGTR from the coding sequence ATGCGCCCCGTGGTGCTCAGCTGCGGTGAGCCTGCGGGGGTTGGCCTGGAGATCGCGCATAAGGCGTTCGACGCCCTGCGCGGCGAGGTACCGATGGTGCTGATGGCTGACCGCGCCCATGTGCAGGGCACGGTCACCGAAATCACCGATCCGACCGCCGTCTTCGGGCAGGAGAACGCCCTGCCCCTGCTCCACCATCCGTTCGACGGCGACGCCCGTCCCGGCACCCCGGACCCGCGCAATGCGCAGGGCGTGATCGACGTGATCGCACGCGGGGTCGAGCTGGTGACGCGCGGCGCGGCTGCCGCGCTCTGCACCTTGCCGATCCACAAGAAGGCCCTCAAGGACGGGGCGGATTTCGCCTATCCCGGCCACACCGAATACCTCGCCGCTCTGGCGGGTGTTGAGCGGGTGGTCATGATGCTGGCCTGCCCCGAGCTGCGGGTCGTGCCGGTGACAATCCATATCGGCATCGACGCCGTGCCCGCAGAGTTGACTGAGCCCCTGCTGGTCGAGACGATCACGATCACCCATGCCGCCCTGATCCGCGATTTCGGCATCCCGGAGCCGCGCATCGCCGTCGCGGGGCTCAATCCCCATGCGGGCGAAGGCGGCACGATGGGCACGCAGGAGCAGACAATGATCATCCCCGTGCTCGAGCGGCTGGCGGCCGAGGGCATGCGCATCACCGGCCCCGGCTCTGCGGACACTATGTTTCACGCCGCCGCCCGCGCGGGCTACGATTGCGCCGTGTGCATGTATCACGACCAGGCGCTGATCCCGATCAAGACGATCGACTTCGTAGGGGGGGTGAACGTCACGCTCGGCCTGCCTTTCATCCGCACCTCTCCCGACCACGGCACCGCATTCGATATCGCGGGCAAGGGGGTGGCGGATCCGACCTCCACCATCGCCGCCCTGCGCATGGCGTGGCAGATGGCGGGCCAGCGGGGCACCCGCTGA
- the lptG gene encoding LPS export ABC transporter permease LptG — MRLDLYFARRFVWSFTLVFGVFFGIVLLIDLVEQMRRFDSDQVGVFEAGQLALLNAPATMYRMLPLLVVLATITLFLGLARTSEMVVTRASGRSALRSLMAPVLTALFFGAVGVAVLNPIVAGTSKQFEVVSGRYASGGASVTSVSDEGLWLRQASAGGQVVIRAARSNLDGTRLFTVSFYGFDTFGKATYRVEAAEALLEPGQWVLSKAKRWTFTETENPETGAVAHPKLSIASDLTRDQIRDSFGDPSSIPIWELPRFIRQLERAGFSALQHRVWLNMELANPVLLAAMVLIGAGFTMRHTRFGRTGLMVLFAVLMGFGIFFLRNFAQVLGQNGQIPILVAAWAPPLAGIFMSLGLLFHTEDG; from the coding sequence ATGAGGCTCGATCTCTACTTTGCGCGCCGCTTTGTGTGGTCCTTCACGCTGGTGTTCGGCGTGTTCTTCGGCATCGTGCTGCTCATTGACCTGGTCGAGCAGATGCGCCGCTTCGACAGCGATCAGGTCGGCGTTTTCGAGGCGGGGCAGCTTGCGCTGCTCAACGCGCCCGCCACCATGTACCGGATGCTGCCCTTGCTGGTCGTGCTGGCGACGATCACGCTGTTCCTTGGCCTCGCGCGCACGTCCGAGATGGTCGTCACCCGCGCCTCTGGCCGCTCTGCCCTGCGCTCGCTGATGGCGCCGGTTCTGACGGCGCTGTTCTTCGGCGCTGTGGGCGTGGCGGTGCTGAACCCCATCGTGGCGGGCACCTCCAAACAGTTCGAGGTCGTCTCGGGCCGCTATGCCAGTGGCGGGGCGTCGGTCACCTCTGTCTCCGACGAGGGGCTGTGGCTGCGTCAGGCCAGCGCCGGGGGGCAGGTCGTGATCCGCGCCGCGCGATCCAACCTTGATGGTACGCGGCTGTTCACCGTCAGCTTCTACGGGTTCGACACGTTCGGCAAGGCCACCTACCGGGTCGAGGCCGCGGAGGCGCTGCTGGAGCCAGGCCAATGGGTCCTTTCGAAGGCCAAGCGCTGGACCTTCACCGAGACCGAGAACCCTGAAACCGGCGCGGTCGCGCATCCCAAGCTCAGCATCGCCTCCGACCTGACCCGTGACCAGATCCGCGACAGCTTTGGTGATCCGTCCTCGATCCCGATCTGGGAGCTGCCGCGCTTCATTCGCCAGCTTGAACGCGCGGGCTTCTCGGCGCTGCAACACCGCGTCTGGCTCAACATGGAGCTTGCGAACCCGGTGCTGCTGGCCGCCATGGTGCTCATCGGCGCGGGCTTCACCATGCGCCACACCCGCTTCGGGCGCACCGGACTGATGGTGCTGTTTGCGGTCCTGATGGGCTTTGGCATCTTCTTCCTGCGCAACTTCGCCCAGGTCCTTGGCCAGAACGGCCAGATCCCGATCCTCGTCGCCGCATGGGCGCCGCCGCTGGCAGGCATCTTCATGTCGCTCGGCCTGCTGTTCCACACGGAGGACGGCTGA
- the prfA gene encoding peptide chain release factor 1, producing the protein MVPLDRLQQITERFEYLEARLASGDTDDIAGVSREYSDLKPVADQVAAYRQLLSDIDEAEAMLADPEMRELAEEELPGLKAALPDAEAQIKLALLPKDEADSKPAMIEIRPGTGGDEAALFAGDLLNMYRRYCEARGWKFDIIEMQESELGGIKEVTAHVQGAGVFARLKYESGVHRVQRVPVTESGGRIHTSAATVAVLPEAEEVDIDIPATDIRIDTMRASGAGGQHVNTTDSAVRITHIPTGIIVVSSEKSQHRNREIAMQVLRARLYDLERQKIDEERSADRKAQVGSGDRSERIRTYNFPQGRMSDHRINLTLYKLDQVMQGDLDEIIDALAADAQAQLLAAEGL; encoded by the coding sequence ATGGTGCCCCTCGACAGACTTCAGCAAATCACCGAACGGTTTGAGTATCTTGAGGCGCGCCTTGCCTCGGGCGACACGGATGATATCGCAGGCGTCAGTCGGGAATATTCCGACCTGAAACCGGTGGCCGATCAGGTGGCCGCCTACCGCCAGCTTCTGTCCGATATCGACGAGGCTGAGGCGATGCTGGCCGACCCGGAGATGCGCGAGCTGGCGGAGGAAGAGTTGCCGGGCCTGAAAGCGGCGCTTCCCGACGCCGAGGCCCAGATCAAACTGGCGCTGCTGCCCAAGGACGAGGCCGACAGCAAGCCTGCCATGATCGAGATCCGGCCTGGCACGGGCGGCGATGAGGCGGCGCTGTTTGCGGGCGATCTGTTGAACATGTACCGGCGGTATTGCGAGGCGCGCGGCTGGAAATTCGACATCATCGAGATGCAGGAAAGCGAGCTGGGCGGCATCAAGGAGGTGACGGCCCATGTGCAGGGCGCAGGGGTCTTTGCGAGGCTGAAATACGAAAGCGGCGTGCACCGGGTGCAGCGCGTGCCGGTGACCGAGAGCGGCGGGCGCATCCATACCTCTGCCGCGACGGTGGCGGTGCTGCCGGAGGCGGAAGAAGTCGATATCGACATCCCAGCCACGGACATCCGCATCGACACGATGCGCGCCTCGGGCGCGGGCGGGCAGCATGTCAACACCACTGACAGTGCTGTGCGGATCACCCATATCCCGACGGGGATTATCGTTGTGAGCTCTGAGAAATCCCAGCACCGAAACCGCGAGATCGCCATGCAGGTGCTGCGCGCGCGGCTGTATGATCTGGAGCGCCAGAAGATCGATGAAGAGCGCTCGGCGGACCGCAAGGCGCAGGTGGGCTCTGGCGATCGGTCCGAGCGTATCCGGACCTACAACTTTCCGCAGGGGCGCATGTCGGACCACCGGATCAATCTGACGCTCTACAAGCTCGATCAGGTGATGCAGGGTGATCTGGACGAGATCATCGACGCGCTCGCGGCCGATGCGCAGGCGCAGCTGCTGGCCGCCGAAGGGCTATGA
- the rsmA gene encoding 16S rRNA (adenine(1518)-N(6)/adenine(1519)-N(6))-dimethyltransferase RsmA → MAQIDGLPPLSEVIRTYQLSAKKSLGQNFLLDLNLTAKIARQAGDLAECDVLEVGPGPGGLTRGLLAEGARRVLAVEKDPRCLPALEQIAQVYPGRLQVIEGDALEVDALQHLTPPIRVAANLPYNVGTELLVRWLTPKDWPPFWQSLTLMFQREVADRIVAAPGTKKYGRLALLAQWRADARIVMELPPEAFVPAPKVHSAVVHLTALPAPRFDADAHVLNRVVAAAFNQRRKMLRAALKPLGPDMEDRLKAAGIPPTERAEQVSLEAFCALAREVAKT, encoded by the coding sequence ATGGCGCAGATCGACGGCCTGCCGCCCCTGTCAGAGGTCATCCGCACGTATCAATTGTCGGCCAAGAAATCACTGGGCCAAAATTTTCTGCTGGATCTGAATCTGACCGCCAAGATCGCGCGGCAGGCGGGTGATTTGGCGGAATGCGACGTGCTGGAGGTCGGCCCCGGCCCGGGCGGCCTGACCCGCGGGTTGCTGGCCGAAGGCGCAAGGCGCGTGCTGGCGGTCGAAAAAGACCCGCGCTGCCTGCCGGCCCTTGAACAGATCGCGCAAGTATATCCCGGCCGCCTGCAGGTAATTGAAGGCGACGCGCTGGAGGTCGACGCGCTTCAGCACCTCACCCCGCCCATTCGCGTGGCCGCCAACCTGCCCTACAATGTCGGCACCGAGCTTCTGGTGCGCTGGCTCACGCCGAAAGACTGGCCGCCCTTCTGGCAAAGCCTGACGTTGATGTTCCAACGCGAGGTGGCCGACCGGATCGTGGCCGCACCGGGGACCAAGAAATACGGGCGTCTTGCGCTGCTGGCGCAATGGCGCGCCGATGCGCGCATCGTCATGGAACTGCCGCCAGAGGCTTTCGTGCCCGCGCCCAAGGTCCATTCTGCGGTGGTCCACCTGACAGCCCTGCCCGCCCCGCGGTTTGACGCGGACGCGCACGTCCTGAACCGCGTCGTCGCAGCCGCCTTCAACCAGCGCCGCAAAATGCTGCGCGCCGCCTTAAAGCCGCTGGGACCGGATATGGAAGATCGTCTCAAGGCCGCTGGCATCCCCCCGACCGAGCGGGCCGAACAGGTCTCGCTCGAGGCCTTTTGCGCGCTGGCCCGCGAGGTCGCCAAAACCTGA
- a CDS encoding LPS-assembly protein LptD translates to MRSLLFAVMLALAAPVMAQQSPEQTASLVADSVTFARDTGELSAQGNVEVLQDGVRLRAQSIRYNGETDRLVVTGPIYITDPSSDTVIAAEFAELSGDLRDGVLRSARVVYAQQLQLAAVELRRTEGRYTQLYKTVASSCHICENNPTPLWEIRSKRVVHDAEERQLYFDEATLRVLGVPVFYSPYLRLPDPSVERASGFLVPELRSNGDLGVGLRTPYFFTLGDHADLTLTPWLTSKGAKTLEARYRQKFRFGEIDLNGAVTDDNVANLDSRGYLFAEGSFVLPRGFTGKFDVELTSDQGYLLLYGFSDKDRLDSAISVERARRDEYIGAELIHYKSLRDEDDNKTIPTIVGDASYIKRFSPALLGGIATLTAETHGHFRRADDDPTNEGLSRDVVRLTTAAEWRRDWVMGNGMLLAVDTALYVDAYKIRQPRPDPVLAFDDQIEVTPYAAIEWRWPMLRQGARARHLLEPVVQLVITKDQRNHVDNEDSLLVEFDEANIFEFSRFPGADQREQGNRLNLGVTYTRLSNTGWSLGLTVGRILRDDDLSQFSGSTGLTGSSSDWLVAAQLKVGERFDLINRAVFDDQFSFARNEMRMSWTGDRHRLGSTFAWLEADTSEGRDMDTSELAIDGAYRVSRHWTLSSELRYDFVNDRTTRAGVGVSYQNECAKMDLSVSRRFTSSTSVSPTTDLNLSVQLAGFGARGIGGTSFARQCNG, encoded by the coding sequence ATGCGGAGCCTTCTGTTTGCCGTGATGCTGGCCCTGGCCGCCCCCGTGATGGCGCAGCAATCGCCCGAGCAGACCGCAAGCCTCGTGGCCGACAGCGTGACCTTCGCGCGCGACACGGGCGAGCTGAGCGCGCAGGGCAATGTCGAGGTATTGCAAGACGGCGTGCGCCTGCGGGCGCAGTCCATCCGCTACAATGGCGAGACGGACAGGCTGGTCGTCACCGGCCCGATCTACATCACCGACCCGTCCAGCGACACGGTGATCGCCGCCGAATTTGCAGAGCTGTCGGGCGACCTGCGCGACGGCGTTCTGCGAAGTGCCCGGGTCGTCTACGCCCAGCAGTTGCAACTGGCCGCCGTCGAGCTGCGCCGCACCGAAGGGCGGTATACCCAGCTCTACAAGACCGTCGCATCAAGCTGCCATATCTGCGAGAACAACCCGACGCCGCTGTGGGAAATCCGCTCCAAGCGGGTGGTCCATGATGCAGAAGAGCGGCAGCTCTATTTTGACGAGGCCACCTTGCGCGTGCTTGGCGTGCCAGTGTTCTACTCCCCCTATCTGCGGCTGCCTGACCCGTCGGTCGAGCGGGCGTCGGGCTTCCTGGTCCCGGAGCTGCGCTCGAACGGCGATCTGGGGGTGGGCCTGCGCACGCCGTATTTCTTCACGCTGGGCGATCACGCCGATCTGACGCTGACCCCGTGGCTGACTTCCAAGGGCGCAAAGACGCTCGAGGCGCGCTACCGGCAGAAATTCCGCTTTGGCGAGATCGATTTGAACGGCGCGGTCACTGACGACAACGTGGCCAACCTCGACAGCCGTGGCTACCTGTTCGCCGAGGGCAGCTTCGTGCTGCCGCGCGGCTTTACCGGCAAGTTCGACGTCGAGCTGACCTCTGATCAGGGCTACCTGCTGCTTTATGGCTTCTCCGACAAGGACCGTCTGGACAGCGCCATCTCGGTCGAGCGCGCCCGGCGCGACGAGTATATCGGCGCGGAGCTGATCCACTACAAATCCCTGCGTGACGAGGACGACAACAAGACGATCCCAACGATCGTGGGCGATGCGAGCTACATCAAGCGCTTCTCCCCCGCCCTGCTGGGCGGTATCGCAACCCTGACCGCCGAGACCCATGGCCATTTCCGCCGCGCCGACGACGACCCGACCAATGAAGGCTTGTCGCGCGACGTGGTCCGCCTCACCACCGCGGCGGAGTGGCGGCGCGACTGGGTGATGGGCAACGGAATGCTGCTGGCGGTCGACACGGCGCTTTATGTCGATGCCTACAAGATCCGACAGCCACGTCCGGACCCGGTGCTGGCATTTGACGACCAGATCGAGGTCACACCCTACGCCGCCATCGAGTGGCGCTGGCCGATGCTGCGCCAGGGCGCGCGGGCGCGGCACCTGCTGGAACCGGTGGTGCAACTCGTGATCACCAAGGATCAGCGCAACCATGTCGACAACGAGGACAGCCTGCTGGTCGAGTTCGACGAGGCCAACATTTTCGAGTTCTCCCGCTTCCCCGGTGCCGATCAGCGCGAGCAGGGCAACCGGCTGAACCTCGGCGTGACCTACACCCGCCTGTCCAACACGGGCTGGTCACTGGGCCTTACGGTGGGCCGCATCCTGCGCGATGATGATCTTTCGCAATTCAGCGGCTCTACGGGGCTGACGGGCAGCTCGTCGGACTGGCTGGTGGCCGCACAGCTGAAGGTGGGCGAGCGGTTCGATCTGATCAATCGTGCGGTCTTCGACGACCAGTTCTCCTTTGCCCGCAACGAGATGCGGATGAGCTGGACCGGCGACCGGCACCGGCTGGGCTCGACATTCGCGTGGCTCGAGGCCGACACCAGCGAAGGCCGCGATATGGACACGTCCGAGCTGGCCATCGACGGCGCCTACCGCGTCTCGCGCCACTGGACCCTGTCCAGCGAGCTGCGCTACGACTTCGTCAACGACCGCACCACCCGCGCGGGCGTGGGCGTCAGCTACCAGAACGAATGTGCGAAGATGGACCTTTCCGTCTCGCGCCGCTTCACGTCTTCGACTAGTGTAAGCCCAACGACGGATTTGAACCTCTCGGTCCAGCTCGCAGGCTTCGGCGCGCGCGGGATCGGCGGGACCAGCTTTGCCCGCCAGTGCAACGGATAG
- the prmC gene encoding peptide chain release factor N(5)-glutamine methyltransferase — translation MSDPLSSAIVRLHEAGIPDPSNEARRLQALADEIGADLLELAARRATHEPFSHIAGRRAFWKHEFIVTPDVLDPRPDTETLVEAALSLPFDTVLDLATGTGCILLSLLAERGSITGVGSDVSVAALEVAGRNAAKLGVGDRVGFIESDWFAAIEGRFDLITANPPYISEAAYGELHPTVQRFEPRIALTPGGDGLEPYRNIARAAGAYLAKDGYLLLEIGFDQREAVQNLLRAGGWREIACIPDLDGRDRVIRAKAPESA, via the coding sequence ATGAGCGACCCGCTGTCGAGCGCCATCGTGCGGCTGCATGAAGCGGGTATTCCGGACCCGTCGAACGAGGCGCGGCGGTTGCAGGCTTTGGCGGACGAGATCGGGGCGGATCTGCTGGAGCTGGCCGCGCGGCGGGCCACTCACGAGCCATTTTCGCATATCGCCGGGCGCCGCGCCTTCTGGAAGCATGAGTTCATCGTCACGCCGGACGTGCTAGACCCGCGCCCCGATACCGAGACGCTGGTGGAGGCGGCGCTGAGCCTGCCGTTTGACACGGTGCTTGATCTGGCGACGGGGACGGGCTGTATTTTGCTGTCGCTTCTGGCCGAGCGTGGATCGATCACGGGGGTGGGCAGCGACGTCTCGGTCGCGGCACTGGAGGTGGCTGGGCGCAATGCGGCCAAGCTGGGCGTGGGGGACCGCGTGGGCTTCATCGAGAGCGATTGGTTTGCCGCGATCGAAGGCCGGTTCGATCTGATCACCGCCAATCCGCCCTATATCTCTGAGGCCGCCTATGGCGAGTTGCACCCGACCGTGCAGCGGTTCGAGCCTCGCATCGCGCTGACCCCGGGGGGCGACGGGCTGGAGCCCTACCGCAACATCGCGCGGGCGGCGGGCGCGTATCTGGCGAAGGATGGCTACCTGCTGCTGGAGATTGGATTCGATCAGCGTGAGGCGGTGCAAAACCTGCTGCGCGCCGGTGGCTGGCGCGAGATTGCATGCATCCCGGACCTTGATGGGCGCGACCGGGTGATCCGGGCAAAAGCGCCAGAATCCGCCTGA
- a CDS encoding DUF4167 domain-containing protein, with protein sequence MRSSKSRSRGKNRNNNNRPQGNIVNRVFDSSGPEGKVRGTPQQIIEKYQQLHRDAQLSNDRVAAENFQQHAEHYARMLGEALKEQEARREAHEAQQQAQRNKQQQNNDQNQGGNQGGRNRNRGQDSSEGGEQPDVNVDDMSPAALAAASGSRAKKSGDADVIDLSEESSDESGLVETAETKPKRKPRTRKPKADQVADADETPETPAAE encoded by the coding sequence ATGAGATCTTCGAAGTCCCGCTCGCGCGGCAAGAATCGCAACAACAACAACCGCCCCCAGGGCAATATCGTGAACCGCGTGTTTGACAGCTCCGGTCCCGAGGGCAAGGTGCGCGGCACCCCGCAGCAGATCATCGAGAAATACCAGCAGCTGCACCGCGATGCGCAGCTGTCCAATGACCGTGTGGCGGCCGAGAATTTCCAGCAGCACGCCGAGCATTATGCCCGCATGCTGGGCGAGGCGCTGAAAGAGCAGGAAGCCCGCCGCGAGGCCCACGAGGCCCAGCAGCAGGCGCAGCGCAACAAGCAGCAGCAGAACAACGACCAGAATCAGGGCGGCAATCAGGGCGGGCGCAATCGCAATCGCGGCCAGGACAGCTCCGAAGGGGGCGAGCAGCCTGATGTGAACGTGGACGACATGTCCCCTGCGGCGCTTGCCGCGGCTTCCGGGTCGCGGGCCAAGAAGAGCGGCGATGCGGACGTGATTGACCTGTCTGAGGAAAGCTCCGACGAGAGCGGCCTTGTGGAGACCGCCGAGACCAAGCCGAAGCGCAAGCCGCGCACGCGCAAACCCAAGGCGGACCAGGTGGCAGACGCCGACGAGACGCCAGAGACCCCGGCGGCGGAATAG
- a CDS encoding peptidylprolyl isomerase yields the protein MPKNALLTRMIGAAMAAVMLMIPAAPSSAQQSQFASTELFKTAFVVNDLVVTNYELQQRQLLLQLLRTPGDPAEEARQGLIDDRLRLTATRRAGITLTDEQILDGMNEFAGRANLTADQFIAEIERFGVAAQTFRDFVAAGLAWRTLVQSRFGPRSQPSDAEIERALALQGGRGGARVLLAEIVLPLAPPVAERNQALAARLADSINTEAAFSAAARRYSAAPTRGRGGRLDWLPIGNLPPQLRGAVLTLAPGETTEPISLGNAVGIFQLRGLEETEADTPESQALEYVTILFPGGRTEATLAEARAFEGRYDTCDDLYAPAKKLPPEYFDRVVLPAADVPGDIALELAKLDTNEVSTGLTRQDGAFLVYLMLCGRTLAQPELADAPAPAADGDGEGVDGEEIAAPVQIDRRAQVREQLFNQRLTSFADSFLEELRADANIVEK from the coding sequence ATGCCGAAAAATGCGCTCCTGACCCGAATGATCGGCGCCGCGATGGCCGCCGTTATGCTGATGATCCCCGCCGCGCCCTCTTCCGCGCAGCAATCGCAATTCGCCTCGACCGAGCTGTTCAAGACCGCCTTCGTGGTCAACGATCTGGTCGTCACCAATTACGAGCTGCAGCAGCGTCAGCTGCTCTTGCAGCTGCTGCGCACCCCGGGCGACCCCGCAGAGGAGGCGCGCCAGGGCCTCATCGATGACCGCCTGCGCCTGACCGCGACCCGGCGCGCGGGCATCACGCTGACCGACGAACAGATCCTCGACGGCATGAACGAATTTGCCGGCCGCGCGAACCTGACCGCCGACCAGTTCATTGCCGAGATCGAACGCTTCGGCGTCGCCGCCCAGACATTCCGCGATTTCGTGGCCGCGGGCCTTGCGTGGCGCACCCTGGTGCAAAGCCGCTTCGGCCCCCGCAGCCAGCCCAGCGATGCCGAGATCGAGCGCGCCCTTGCCCTGCAGGGGGGGCGTGGCGGCGCGCGGGTCCTGCTGGCAGAGATCGTGCTACCGCTGGCCCCACCCGTGGCAGAGCGCAATCAGGCCCTTGCCGCACGGCTCGCCGACAGCATCAACACCGAGGCCGCGTTCAGCGCCGCCGCCCGGCGCTACTCCGCCGCCCCGACTCGCGGACGCGGCGGCAGGCTCGACTGGCTTCCGATCGGCAACCTGCCCCCGCAGCTGCGCGGCGCGGTTCTGACGCTCGCCCCCGGCGAGACGACCGAGCCGATCAGCCTCGGCAATGCAGTGGGCATCTTCCAGCTGCGCGGCCTTGAGGAAACCGAGGCCGACACCCCCGAATCCCAAGCGCTGGAATACGTCACGATCCTGTTCCCGGGCGGGCGCACCGAGGCCACCCTCGCGGAGGCGCGCGCCTTTGAGGGGCGCTATGACACGTGCGACGACCTCTACGCCCCCGCAAAGAAGCTGCCGCCCGAGTATTTCGACCGCGTGGTTCTGCCCGCAGCCGATGTGCCGGGCGACATCGCCCTTGAGCTCGCCAAGCTCGACACCAACGAGGTGTCCACCGGGCTCACCCGTCAGGATGGCGCTTTCCTTGTCTACCTGATGCTCTGCGGTCGCACCCTGGCCCAGCCAGAGCTGGCAGACGCCCCGGCACCTGCCGCTGATGGCGACGGTGAGGGCGTTGACGGCGAAGAGATCGCAGCACCGGTGCAGATCGACCGCCGCGCGCAGGTGCGCGAGCAGCTGTTCAACCAGCGCCTCACCTCCTTTGCCGACAGCTTCCTCGAAGAGCTGCGCGCCGACGCCAACATCGTGGAGAAGTGA